The Calditrichota bacterium genome has a window encoding:
- a CDS encoding glycosyltransferase family 4 protein, translating to MTESKLRILFVNSIQMFGGGEVWMLRTLTLLKKRGHRVWLLCRPGTRLAQEAGRQGIPVVTMHMRGDFDPLVIWQVYRLLKRLRVQVVLTNMDKELRFAGIAARLAGVKAVFPTRGIDYPLKDRWRYRFAYTRIASAVIANSQATANALLRNAPWLAREKIVVIHNGIDPLPFAMGRPRLRHELDIAPKAKVVGFVGQLDERKGICYLLEAFRQVHHRYPEAVLLMVGEGPLREWIAEAAARENLPVILTGFREDVPAVMQSIDLLVLPSLWEGFGIVLIEAMAARKPVVTTAVSSMPEIVVHGETGLLVPPADAGALADAICRLLADPALRQRMGRAGRARVEAHFSDRRMVDELEQLFRQGKPGQMQKFC from the coding sequence ATGACAGAGTCCAAGCTGCGCATCCTATTTGTGAACTCCATCCAGATGTTTGGCGGCGGCGAGGTCTGGATGCTGCGCACCTTGACTTTGCTCAAAAAGAGAGGGCATCGCGTCTGGCTGCTCTGTCGTCCCGGCACGCGACTGGCGCAGGAGGCGGGCCGCCAAGGCATCCCGGTGGTGACAATGCACATGCGCGGCGACTTTGACCCGCTGGTTATCTGGCAGGTTTATCGCCTGCTCAAGCGCCTGCGCGTGCAGGTGGTGCTCACCAACATGGACAAAGAGCTGCGTTTTGCCGGCATTGCTGCGCGCCTGGCCGGGGTCAAAGCCGTTTTCCCAACAAGGGGCATAGACTACCCCCTCAAGGATCGGTGGCGCTACCGCTTCGCGTACACGCGCATAGCGAGCGCAGTCATCGCCAACTCCCAGGCCACTGCCAATGCGCTCCTGCGGAACGCACCATGGCTTGCCAGAGAGAAGATTGTGGTCATCCACAACGGCATTGACCCTCTTCCTTTTGCGATGGGGCGGCCGCGGCTGCGGCATGAGCTGGACATCGCCCCTAAGGCGAAGGTGGTGGGATTTGTCGGCCAGCTCGACGAGCGGAAGGGCATCTGCTATCTTCTGGAAGCGTTCCGCCAGGTCCATCACCGCTATCCGGAGGCAGTGCTGCTCATGGTCGGCGAAGGGCCGCTGAGAGAGTGGATTGCCGAAGCTGCGGCGCGGGAGAACCTGCCCGTGATCTTGACTGGATTCCGGGAGGATGTTCCCGCGGTGATGCAGAGTATCGACCTGTTGGTGCTGCCGTCGCTGTGGGAGGGCTTTGGCATCGTCCTCATCGAAGCCATGGCAGCACGTAAGCCGGTTGTGACCACTGCGGTGAGCAGCATGCCCGAAATTGTCGTTCACGGCGAGACTGGGCTGCTTGTTCCTCCAGCCGACGCTGGGGCCTTGGCAGATGCGATTTGCCGCCTGCTGGCCGATCCTGCGCTCCGCCAGAGGATGGGCCGCGCGGGTAGAGCACGGGTCGAGGCCCACTTCAGCGACCGACGGATGGTTGACGAACTGGAACAGCTCTTCCGGCAAGGGAAGCCCGGGCAGATGCAAAAATTTTGTTGA
- a CDS encoding glycosyltransferase, which produces MSLRILHIAPFNTSDVPMTLVRAERAMGHYSRLVTLARDPRAFEEDICLELPFLDWWGTRLAKRLVADPRRLRVDNVARIPEHVPLTWRPRGPAEACLVRLRERLWAPAIRRAIRDHDLTNFDVYQLDGGLEFTRDGGFVAARKREGKRVICCYTGSDLRTRGVIPAIDRIADLTVSVEFDHLRLHPSIHHVFFPFEVERFQPVRERRPGPLRIGHAPTSRKAKGSDIIIPVIASLAAEYGVEMVLIENLPYKEAIRRKADCDIFVDQLGDLGYGINSLEALAMGIPVCSCLAPGFAERYPDHPFVVVDATNLREQLVRLITSPGLRQQLGTAGRRWVKEHHDSRQVAARIHQLAGLR; this is translated from the coding sequence ATGTCGCTGCGCATCCTGCACATTGCCCCGTTCAACACTTCTGATGTCCCCATGACCTTGGTGCGCGCCGAGCGGGCCATGGGGCACTACAGTCGCCTCGTGACCCTGGCCCGCGATCCGCGTGCCTTCGAGGAGGACATCTGCCTGGAGCTGCCCTTCTTGGACTGGTGGGGAACGCGCCTGGCGAAGCGGCTGGTGGCCGATCCGCGCCGGCTGCGCGTGGACAATGTCGCCCGCATTCCAGAGCACGTGCCGCTCACGTGGCGACCGCGAGGTCCGGCGGAGGCTTGTCTCGTCCGGCTGCGCGAACGCTTATGGGCGCCAGCCATACGCCGGGCCATCCGCGACCACGACCTGACCAATTTCGACGTCTACCAGCTTGACGGCGGGCTGGAGTTTACGCGGGACGGTGGTTTTGTGGCCGCCCGCAAGCGGGAAGGCAAGCGCGTCATCTGCTGCTACACGGGCAGCGATCTGCGCACGCGCGGCGTCATCCCCGCCATTGACCGCATCGCTGACCTCACGGTGAGCGTGGAATTTGACCATTTGCGGCTGCACCCCTCCATTCATCACGTCTTCTTCCCGTTCGAAGTGGAGCGCTTCCAGCCGGTGCGCGAGCGGAGGCCGGGCCCTCTGCGCATCGGTCACGCACCGACCAGCCGCAAGGCAAAGGGGAGCGACATCATCATTCCCGTGATTGCCTCGTTGGCGGCGGAATATGGGGTGGAGATGGTGCTCATCGAGAATCTTCCTTACAAGGAGGCGATCCGGCGCAAGGCCGACTGCGACATCTTCGTCGACCAGCTTGGCGACCTGGGCTATGGCATCAACTCCTTGGAGGCGCTGGCCATGGGCATCCCCGTGTGCTCATGCCTGGCGCCAGGGTTTGCCGAGCGCTACCCGGATCACCCATTTGTGGTTGTCGACGCCACTAACCTCCGAGAGCAGCTCGTTCGTCTGATTACCAGCCCCGGCCTGCGCCAGCAGCTTGGCACGGCCGGGAGGCGATGGGTGAAAGAGCACCACGACAGTCGCCAAGTAGCAGCGCGGATTCACCAGCTGGCAGGGCTCCGATGA